The Nostoc sp. 'Lobaria pulmonaria (5183) cyanobiont' genome window below encodes:
- a CDS encoding Txe/YoeB family addiction module toxin — protein sequence MKKVAFEPEAFEQLGQWATEDKKIFKKILELIRDIQRDSFAGIGKPEPLKYELQGYWSRRITDEHRLVYKVQEDLLIILTCKYHYEQ from the coding sequence ATGAAAAAAGTTGCTTTTGAACCAGAAGCTTTTGAACAATTAGGCCAGTGGGCAACAGAAGACAAGAAAATTTTCAAAAAAATATTGGAACTGATTAGAGATATACAAAGAGATTCTTTTGCGGGGATAGGGAAGCCAGAGCCATTAAAATATGAACTACAAGGTTACTGGTCAAGGCGGATCACAGATGAACATAGATTAGTTTACAAAGTGCAAGAAGATTTATTGATTATTTTGACTTGTAAATATCATTATGAGCAATAA
- a CDS encoding XisI protein, whose amino-acid sequence MANLEVYRQYIKNLLEQHASTVWDNRIQAQIIFDTEHDHYQLFYVGWREQDRIYGTVLHVDIINEKIWIQQDGTEVGIANELVELGVPKEDIVLGFQLPSVRKYTDFAVS is encoded by the coding sequence ATGGCAAATCTAGAAGTATATCGACAATATATTAAGAATTTGCTTGAACAACACGCTAGTACTGTTTGGGATAATCGCATTCAAGCACAGATAATTTTCGATACAGAACACGATCATTATCAATTATTTTATGTAGGTTGGCGCGAGCAAGACCGCATATATGGGACTGTTCTCCATGTAGATATTATTAACGAGAAAATTTGGATTCAGCAAGATGGAACAGAGGTAGGAATTGCTAATGAGTTGGTTGAATTAGGTGTCCCAAAAGAGGATATTGTTTTAGGTTTTCAGTTGCCATCTGTACGTAAATATACAGATTTCGCTGTTAGTTAA
- a CDS encoding element excision factor XisH family protein: protein MAAEKQGQKIAVEIKSFLSPSKITELYAALGQFIIYRIALQKQEANRTLYLAVPSTVYNEFFILPFIQSVIKSNQLCLLIYNIEQETIAEWQI from the coding sequence ATTGCAGCCGAAAAACAAGGACAAAAAATAGCTGTTGAAATTAAAAGTTTTCTAAGTCCGTCAAAAATCACAGAACTTTATGCTGCATTAGGACAATTTATCATTTACCGAATTGCTTTACAAAAACAAGAAGCTAATCGTACTTTATATTTAGCAGTTCCTAGTACTGTTTACAATGAGTTTTTTATCCTTCCATTTATCCAATCTGTAATTAAAAGTAATCAGCTCTGTTTACTAATTTATAATATTGAACAGGAGACGATCGCAGAATGGCAAATCTAG
- a CDS encoding U32 family peptidase, with the protein MKTDRPSSQPSLQRPELLAPAGNWDCAKAAVENGADAIYFGLDRFNARMRAQNFTEADLPQLMTFLHRRGIKGYVTVNTLIFPKELAEAQQYLRTIIAAGVDAVIVQDIGICRLIRHLSSDFPIHASTQMTITSAAGVEFAKSLGCQLVVLARECSLKEINKIQQQIAQQETSLPLEVFVHGALCVAYSGQCLTSEALGGRSANRGECAQACRMPYDLIADGEVVNLKERKYLLSPQDLAGLDVLPDLVKSGVTCLKIEGRLKAPEYVANVTRVYRQALDSVMTELERPNPSLPTREGGRGQSDQEHYNLEMAFSRGLYTGWFGGINNQELVHARFGKKRGVYLGEVTRIHNEQVTVKLKAPVKPGDGIVFDCGHPEAKEEGGRVYGVVSKGKESVLTFGRNDLNLRRVHIGDRIWKTSDPELDKQLRQSFAGENPQFQRPIDMEIYGEVGQPLIAIARDRLSNIVQVESAISLVEAHTKPLNTERLQEQFGRLGNTPFCLGTLTNHLSGAIMLPVSELNRMRREIVVQLEELRSQPKRWQLRSDVSFQDLLPSSLPSSPTLREAKAISPSLIVLVRNLKQLQAALQAGIQTLYCEFEDPRAYREAVQLVRQQGQKDKEDKGDNGKFLSHLPHLPTIWVAPPRITKPGENWILQQVRACEADGYLIRNYDQLQFFAADRCIGDFSLNVANPLTADYFQQHFGLERLTASYDLNITQLQDLLTSCPPQWFEVTIHQHIPMFHMEHCVFCAFLSMGTDYTNCGRPCEKQEVKLKDRVGSEHVLKADVGCRNTVFNGTAQTGAEYVQRLIELGLRHFRIEFVNETPEQVSKTIHFYTQLLQGEITGSQLWRELKLQNQLGVTRGPMGVSALRS; encoded by the coding sequence ATGAAAACCGATCGCCCTTCTTCCCAACCTTCCCTTCAACGTCCTGAACTACTTGCGCCAGCAGGTAATTGGGACTGTGCTAAAGCTGCTGTGGAAAATGGGGCAGATGCGATTTACTTCGGTTTGGATCGGTTTAACGCCAGAATGCGGGCACAAAATTTTACTGAGGCGGACTTACCCCAATTGATGACATTCCTGCACCGTCGGGGCATAAAGGGTTATGTCACTGTCAACACCCTAATATTTCCCAAAGAACTAGCAGAAGCACAGCAATATCTCCGCACAATTATTGCAGCTGGTGTAGATGCGGTAATTGTTCAAGATATTGGTATATGCCGTCTCATCCGTCACCTTTCCTCCGATTTTCCCATCCATGCTTCCACGCAAATGACCATCACGAGTGCGGCTGGGGTAGAATTTGCCAAGTCTCTTGGCTGTCAATTGGTGGTATTGGCGCGTGAATGTTCTCTCAAAGAAATCAATAAAATTCAGCAGCAGATTGCCCAACAGGAAACTTCGCTGCCCTTGGAAGTTTTTGTTCACGGTGCTTTGTGCGTAGCGTATTCCGGTCAGTGTTTGACTAGTGAGGCTTTAGGTGGACGTTCTGCTAACCGAGGTGAATGTGCCCAAGCTTGCCGGATGCCCTACGATTTAATCGCCGATGGGGAAGTTGTAAATTTAAAAGAACGCAAATATTTACTCAGTCCTCAAGACCTAGCAGGGTTAGATGTTTTGCCAGATTTGGTGAAATCAGGAGTAACTTGTCTCAAAATTGAAGGTCGCCTGAAAGCTCCAGAGTATGTTGCTAATGTCACCCGTGTTTATCGGCAAGCTTTGGATAGTGTCATGACGGAATTGGAAAGACCTAACCCCTCTTTGCCTACAAGGGAAGGGGGAAGAGGTCAATCAGACCAAGAACACTACAACCTAGAAATGGCATTTTCTCGCGGACTTTACACAGGCTGGTTTGGCGGGATTAATAATCAGGAACTTGTTCACGCCCGCTTTGGTAAAAAACGTGGGGTTTATCTAGGTGAAGTCACCCGCATTCACAACGAACAGGTAACAGTCAAACTGAAAGCACCTGTCAAGCCAGGAGATGGAATTGTGTTTGACTGCGGTCATCCAGAGGCGAAGGAAGAAGGCGGCCGAGTTTATGGGGTGGTTTCCAAAGGTAAGGAAAGTGTGCTGACCTTTGGTCGAAATGACTTGAACCTGCGCCGAGTGCATATAGGCGATCGCATTTGGAAAACCAGCGATCCAGAACTCGATAAGCAACTACGTCAGAGTTTTGCTGGGGAGAACCCACAATTTCAGCGTCCGATTGATATGGAAATTTATGGAGAAGTTGGTCAGCCATTGATTGCGATCGCCCGCGATCGACTCAGTAATATCGTACAGGTAGAATCTGCAATTTCTCTGGTGGAGGCGCACACTAAACCCTTAAATACAGAGCGTTTACAAGAACAATTCGGTCGTCTCGGTAACACACCTTTCTGTTTGGGAACGCTAACCAACCACCTCAGCGGTGCTATTATGCTACCCGTAAGTGAGTTGAACCGGATGCGGCGGGAAATCGTGGTGCAGTTGGAAGAATTGCGAAGTCAACCCAAACGCTGGCAATTACGTTCTGATGTCTCTTTTCAAGACTTACTCCCCTCCTCATTACCCTCATCTCCTACCCTGCGGGAAGCTAAAGCTATATCTCCTTCACTCATAGTCTTGGTACGAAACCTCAAGCAACTGCAAGCAGCACTCCAAGCGGGAATCCAAACACTTTACTGTGAGTTTGAAGACCCCCGTGCCTATCGAGAAGCCGTGCAACTGGTACGCCAACAAGGGCAAAAAGACAAGGAAGACAAAGGGGACAATGGAAAATTTCTCTCTCATCTTCCCCATCTCCCCACAATTTGGGTTGCACCACCCCGAATTACTAAACCTGGAGAAAACTGGATTTTGCAGCAAGTACGTGCATGTGAAGCAGATGGCTATCTGATACGGAACTATGACCAATTGCAATTCTTTGCAGCAGACCGTTGTATCGGAGATTTTTCGCTCAACGTTGCTAATCCGTTAACAGCAGACTACTTTCAGCAACACTTTGGTTTAGAACGGCTGACGGCATCCTATGACCTGAATATTACCCAACTACAAGACCTGCTCACCAGTTGTCCACCCCAGTGGTTTGAGGTGACAATCCATCAGCATATACCGATGTTTCACATGGAGCATTGTGTTTTTTGTGCCTTTCTCTCGATGGGTACAGATTACACCAACTGTGGACGACCTTGTGAAAAGCAGGAAGTGAAATTAAAAGACCGTGTAGGTAGCGAACACGTCCTCAAAGCAGATGTAGGCTGTCGTAATACTGTATTTAACGGCACTGCTCAAACCGGAGCCGAATACGTACAGCGCCTCATAGAACTGGGATTACGTCACTTTCGCATCGAATTTGTGAATGAAACACCAGAGCAAGTGAGTAAAACAATACATTTTTATACTCAATTATTGCAAGGCGAGATTACAGGTTCTCAACTATGGCGAGAGTTGAAGTTGCAAAATCAATTAGGCGTGACTCGTGGCCCTATGGGAGTGTCTGCATTGCGGTCATAA
- the bchM gene encoding magnesium protoporphyrin IX methyltransferase produces MNAADDKTIVREYFNSTGFDRWKRIYGDGEVNKVQLDIRNGHQQTVDTVLGWLKADNNLPELSICDAGCGVGSLSIPLAVDGAKVYATDISEKMVEEGRDRAKQTLGNAENPTFAVQDLESLSGSYHTVICLDVLIHYPQEKADEMISHLCSLAQSRIILSFAPKTCALSILKKIGSFFPGPSKATRAYLHREADVVKILESNGFSLQRRAMTKTRFYFSRLLEATRN; encoded by the coding sequence ATGAACGCAGCCGACGACAAAACGATTGTTCGCGAGTATTTCAATTCCACAGGGTTTGACCGTTGGAAGCGAATCTACGGCGATGGCGAAGTCAACAAAGTCCAATTAGACATCCGCAATGGACACCAGCAAACTGTGGATACAGTTCTTGGTTGGCTGAAAGCTGATAATAATTTACCAGAGCTATCAATCTGTGATGCTGGGTGTGGTGTCGGTAGTCTCAGCATTCCCCTGGCAGTAGATGGTGCCAAAGTCTATGCCACCGATATTTCGGAAAAAATGGTAGAAGAAGGCAGGGATAGAGCAAAGCAAACTTTGGGAAATGCCGAAAATCCCACTTTTGCTGTGCAGGATTTGGAATCATTGAGTGGTAGCTACCATACCGTTATTTGCCTAGATGTTCTCATCCATTACCCTCAAGAAAAAGCCGATGAAATGATATCTCACCTCTGTTCTTTGGCACAGTCGCGGATAATTCTCAGTTTTGCGCCGAAGACCTGCGCCCTGAGTATACTCAAGAAAATTGGTAGTTTCTTTCCTGGGCCAAGTAAAGCCACTCGTGCATATTTGCATCGTGAGGCTGATGTGGTGAAAATCTTAGAAAGTAATGGCTTTTCATTGCAACGACGGGCAATGACGAAGACTCGCTTCTATTTTTCTCGCCTACTGGAAGCTACACGCAATTAA
- a CDS encoding DUF423 domain-containing protein: MTQIFLSVAAILGGLSVAAGAFASHALRQKISERSLEIFETGARYQMYHALALFLVAILISRTESPQPTLIASGWLFLIGIALFSGSLYALSLTGIKSLGAIAPLGGAAFLAGWGALAFAAWNLKL, from the coding sequence ATGACGCAGATTTTTTTGAGCGTAGCTGCCATTTTAGGCGGTTTGTCGGTTGCTGCTGGTGCTTTTGCTTCCCATGCCTTGCGGCAAAAGATTAGTGAGCGATCGCTAGAAATTTTTGAAACTGGCGCTCGTTACCAAATGTATCATGCTCTAGCACTTTTCTTAGTAGCAATACTAATTAGTCGTACCGAGTCTCCTCAACCTACTCTTATCGCCAGTGGATGGCTGTTTCTCATTGGCATAGCTCTTTTCTCAGGTAGCTTGTACGCCCTTAGCTTAACCGGTATTAAATCCTTGGGAGCGATCGCACCACTAGGCGGTGCAGCCTTTCTTGCCGGTTGGGGTGCTTTAGCTTTTGCTGCTTGGAATTTGAAGTTGTAA
- a CDS encoding nucleotidyltransferase domain-containing protein, which translates to MNIPTSINTIIRQQPYSLLFTIISGSHLYGFPSPDSDYDLRGVHILPIQEIVGLKTRNETIEVSEIRESLEIDLVTHDVKKFFLMLLKKNGYVLEQLYSPLILTTSPEHNELKIIAKNCITRHHSYHYFGFAATQWKLFEKEHTYRIKPLLYVYRVLLTGIYLMQTGRIEANLIDLNEVFNLSYISDLIAQKLAGTEKSALSDINVDFHKREYERLRNKLQEAYQSSLLPETPSANAALDDLLIRLRTRSNKL; encoded by the coding sequence ATGAATATTCCAACTTCTATTAACACAATTATTAGACAACAGCCTTACTCACTTTTATTCACTATCATCAGTGGTTCCCACTTATATGGCTTTCCCTCACCTGATTCTGATTATGACTTGCGTGGTGTGCATATTTTACCAATTCAAGAAATAGTCGGATTAAAGACTAGGAATGAAACTATTGAAGTTTCAGAAATTCGTGAATCTTTAGAGATTGATTTAGTCACTCATGATGTCAAAAAATTCTTTTTGATGTTACTTAAAAAGAATGGTTATGTGTTAGAACAATTGTATTCTCCTTTAATATTAACAACTTCACCTGAACATAATGAATTGAAAATTATTGCTAAAAATTGTATTACCCGTCATCATAGCTACCATTATTTTGGTTTTGCTGCAACACAATGGAAACTTTTTGAAAAAGAACATACCTATCGAATTAAGCCATTGCTTTATGTTTATCGAGTTCTCTTAACTGGAATTTATCTGATGCAAACAGGGAGAATTGAAGCTAATTTAATTGATCTAAATGAGGTTTTTAATTTGTCATATATTTCTGATTTGATCGCCCAAAAGTTAGCAGGTACAGAAAAGTCTGCATTGTCAGATATTAATGTAGATTTTCATAAAAGAGAATATGAACGTCTGCGTAATAAATTACAGGAGGCATATCAATCTAGCTTATTACCTGAAACACCTTCAGCTAATGCAGCTTTGGATGATTTGTTAATACGCCTGAGAACAAGGAGCAATAAACTATAA
- the egtC gene encoding ergothioneine biosynthesis protein EgtC, which yields MCRLLAYLGLPISLEHLLYKPEHSLIAQSYQPREMISGVVNADGFGVGWYHNQKDADPFIYKNTLPIWNDINLPSLSRYVESKCVLAYVRSATAGQAVDFANCQPFNHQQQLFIHNGRIENFRKTLHRKIRSTLTQEFYEKINGSTDSEHIFALLLSQSQINKHRPSEYALRTTLLMLLEMAKRYQVEASLNVVFSDGHRLIASRFATTSPPPSLYWIRDDPTFPQSVIIASEPLFLGNWIACPENSIISVGADCEIQIEQI from the coding sequence ATGTGCCGTTTACTTGCTTACCTCGGTTTGCCTATTTCTTTAGAACATCTTCTGTATAAACCAGAACACTCACTTATAGCCCAGAGTTATCAACCCCGCGAAATGATTTCTGGAGTAGTAAATGCAGATGGCTTTGGTGTGGGTTGGTATCATAATCAAAAAGATGCCGATCCTTTTATCTACAAAAATACCCTACCTATTTGGAATGATATAAACCTACCCAGTCTCAGCCGTTACGTTGAATCAAAGTGCGTTCTTGCTTATGTCCGCAGTGCTACAGCAGGACAAGCCGTAGATTTTGCTAACTGTCAGCCTTTTAACCATCAACAACAGCTATTTATTCACAATGGACGAATCGAAAATTTCCGCAAAACATTACACAGAAAAATCCGCAGCACTTTAACCCAAGAATTTTACGAAAAAATTAATGGCAGTACTGACTCAGAACACATTTTTGCATTGTTACTTTCGCAAAGTCAAATTAACAAACATCGGCCTTCAGAATATGCTTTACGCACCACATTATTAATGCTTTTAGAGATGGCAAAACGCTATCAAGTAGAAGCCTCACTCAACGTAGTTTTTAGTGACGGACATCGTTTAATAGCTTCTCGTTTTGCTACCACTTCACCGCCTCCATCTCTTTACTGGATACGAGACGATCCGACTTTCCCACAATCCGTAATTATTGCGTCTGAACCTCTATTTCTAGGTAATTGGATTGCTTGCCCAGAAAATAGCATCATTAGTGTGGGAGCAGACTGTGAGATCCAAATTGAGCAAATCTAG
- the egtD gene encoding L-histidine N(alpha)-methyltransferase, whose product MSISKAVNNKVTSQSNVEKRLQIERLIGATQIFVPSAGSDVVKGLTQTPKSLPPCYFYDDRGSHLFEQICDLPEYYLTRTETKILQQYAGEIAKITGVCELVELGSGSSSKTRILLDAYQQLSYPLHYLPIDVSAGMLESSAKQLLEDYPLLQVYALAGTYELALAKLLPTQLPSRMICFIGSSLGNLTPDECDVFFSQITNALQVGEYFLLGIDLRKPKQILEPAYNDSQGVTAAFNLNMLEHLNQRFEGNFDTTQFEHRAFYNESEHQIEMHLCSLRSQIVELRALNLKVNFALGETILTEISRKFDLNNIKQQLTAQGLLPVHVWRDPNQWFGLMLCQLQA is encoded by the coding sequence ATGTCGATATCTAAAGCTGTTAACAACAAGGTTACTTCTCAAAGCAACGTTGAAAAACGCTTGCAGATAGAGCGTTTGATAGGAGCAACTCAAATATTTGTACCTAGTGCTGGGAGTGATGTAGTGAAGGGATTAACTCAAACACCTAAATCTCTACCCCCTTGTTACTTTTATGATGACCGTGGTTCCCATCTGTTTGAGCAAATCTGTGATTTACCAGAATATTATCTTACACGCACAGAAACAAAGATTTTACAGCAGTATGCTGGTGAAATTGCTAAGATAACTGGCGTTTGTGAATTGGTAGAACTTGGCAGTGGTAGTTCTAGTAAAACCCGCATTTTACTAGATGCCTACCAGCAACTAAGCTATCCTCTGCATTACCTACCAATTGATGTAAGTGCAGGTATGTTAGAAAGTAGTGCCAAGCAGTTATTAGAAGATTATCCCTTACTCCAAGTTTATGCACTAGCGGGAACCTATGAATTAGCCCTTGCAAAACTCCTACCGACGCAATTACCCAGTCGAATGATTTGTTTTATTGGTAGCAGTTTAGGTAATCTTACCCCTGATGAGTGTGATGTGTTCTTCTCTCAAATTACCAATGCTCTACAAGTAGGTGAGTATTTTTTATTGGGGATAGATTTACGAAAGCCAAAACAGATTTTGGAACCAGCTTATAACGACAGCCAGGGAGTGACAGCTGCATTTAACCTTAATATGCTGGAACATTTAAATCAGCGGTTTGAGGGTAACTTTGACACCACCCAGTTTGAACACAGAGCATTTTACAATGAAAGCGAGCATCAAATAGAAATGCATTTATGCAGCCTGCGATCGCAAATTGTAGAATTACGCGCTCTTAATCTTAAGGTTAATTTTGCACTAGGTGAGACTATCCTCACTGAAATTTCCCGCAAATTCGACCTTAATAATATCAAACAGCAACTAACTGCACAAGGTTTATTACCTGTTCATGTGTGGAGAGATCCAAATCAATGGTTTGGCTTAATGCTCTGTCAGCTGCAAGCATAA